The Schistocerca gregaria isolate iqSchGreg1 chromosome 1, iqSchGreg1.2, whole genome shotgun sequence genome includes a window with the following:
- the LOC126282094 gene encoding tubulin alpha-1 chain-like gives MRECISIHVGQAGTQIGNACWELYCLEHGIQPDGQMPSDKTIGGGDDSFNTFFSETGAGKHVPRAVFVDLEPTVVDEVRTGTYRQLFHPEQLITGKEDAANNYARGHYTIGKEIVDLVLDRIRKLADQCTGLQGFLIFHCFGGGTGSGFTSLLMERLSVDYGKKSKLEFAIYPAPQVSTAVVEPYNSILTTHTTLEHSDCAFMSDNEAIYDICRRNLDIERPTYTNLNRLIAQIVSSITASLRFDGALNVDLTEFQTNLVPYPRIHFPLVTYAPVISAEKAYHEQLSVAEITNACFEPANQMVKCDPRHGKYMACCMLYRGDVVPKDVNAAIATIKTKRTIQFVDWCPTGFKVGINYQPPTVVPGGDLAKVQRAVCMLSNTTAIAEAWARLDHKFDLMYAKRAFVHWYVGEGMEEGEFSEAREDLAALEKDYEEVGMDSIEGEGEGAEEY, from the exons ATG CGTGAATGTATCTCAATCCACGTGGGCCAAGCAGGAACCCAGATTGGTAACGCATGTTGGGAATTGTACTGTCTTGAGCATGGTATCCAGCCCGATGGACAGATGCCGTCAGACAAGACTATTGGAGGCGGCGATGacagttttaatacatttttcagcGAGACTGGCGCAGGGAAACATGTGCCACGCGCAGTATTTGTGGACTTGGAACCGACTGTTGTTG ATGAGGTGCGTACAGGCACCTACAGGCAGCTGTTCCACCCAGAGCAGTTGATTACAGGCAAGGAAGATGCTGCAAACAACTATGCCCGTGGTCATTACACAATTGGAAAGGAAATAGTGGACCTCGTACTGGACCGTATTCGCAAGCTTGCTGACCAATGTACTGGGCTTCAAGGATTCTTGATCTTCCACTGCTTCGGCGGTGGCACTGGTTCAGGCTTTACTTCACTCTTGATGGAACGTCTGTCTGTGGATTATGGCAAAAAGAGCAAACTGGAATTTGCAATTTACCCGGCTCCCCAG GTATCAACAGCCGTTGTAGAGCCGTACAACTCCATCCTAACGACTCACACCACCTTGGAACATTCAGACTGTGCTTTCATGAGCGATAATGAAGCTATCTACGACATTTGCCGCCGTAACTTAGACATTGAACGCCCAACGTACACCAATCTGAACAGGCTAATTGCCCAAATTGTATCCTCAATCACGGCATCCCTTCGCTTTGATGGAGCTCTCAATGTGGATCTGACAGAATTCCAGACCAACTTGGTACCCTATCCTCGTATCCATTTCCCACTTGTTACCTATGCCCCCGTCATCTCAGCAGAGAAAGCTTACCATGAACAGCTGTCTGTGGCAGAAATAACAAACGCCTGTTTTGAACCGGCCAACCAGATGGTGAAATGTGATCCTAGACACGGAAAGTACATGGCATGCTGTATGCTGTACAGAGGAGATGTAGTGCCGAAGGATGTAAACGCTGCCATTGCAACTATTAAGACAAAGCGAACCATTCAGTTTGTGGATTGGTGCCCAACTGGTTTCAAG GTGGGGATAAACTATCAACCTCCTACCGTGGTACCTGGCGGTGATCTTGCAAAGGTACAGCGTGCTGTTTGCATGTTGTCAAATACAACTGCAATTGCAGAGGCCTGGGCTCGCCTTGACCACAAGTTTGATTTGATGTATGCCAAGAGAGCTTTTGTTCACTGGTACGTCGGTGAAGGTATGGAGGAAGGAGAGTTCTCAGAAGCTCGTGAAGATCTGGCTGCCCTTGAAAAGGACTACGAAGAAGTTGGTATGGACTCTatcgaaggagaaggagaaggagcagaagaatACTAA